One region of Chryseobacterium sp. C-71 genomic DNA includes:
- a CDS encoding NAD(P)/FAD-dependent oxidoreductase yields MNTEQYEVIIIGGSYSGLSAAMALGRSLRKTLVIDSGKPCNEQTPHSHNFLTHDGSSPAEISTIAKSQVEEYDTVKFYNGKAISTQKTDFGFEITTEKGEKFNSKKLIIATGIIDEVPNIKGFQESWGISLIHCPYCHGYEYKGKKTGIIANGDKAVHISSLVKNLTEDVTILTRGKANFTSEQLEKLKNNQIDIIETEISELKNENGYVKSLVFDDGKEIDFEAVYGAFPFKQHSEIPKDLGCDFTEMGHIKTDMFQKTNVPGLFVCGDNSSMMRSVSNAVMTGNVAGAIVNMELVTDCF; encoded by the coding sequence ATGAATACAGAACAATACGAAGTTATCATCATCGGGGGAAGTTACTCAGGATTATCTGCAGCAATGGCTTTAGGAAGATCTTTAAGAAAGACTTTGGTCATCGACAGCGGAAAACCTTGTAATGAGCAAACGCCTCATTCGCATAATTTTCTGACTCATGACGGAAGCTCACCTGCCGAGATTTCTACAATAGCTAAAAGTCAGGTTGAAGAATATGATACGGTAAAGTTTTATAATGGAAAAGCAATTTCAACTCAAAAAACAGATTTTGGATTTGAAATTACAACAGAAAAAGGTGAAAAGTTTAATTCAAAAAAACTGATTATTGCTACCGGAATTATCGATGAAGTTCCCAATATCAAAGGTTTTCAAGAATCCTGGGGAATCTCACTGATTCACTGCCCATATTGCCACGGCTACGAATACAAAGGCAAGAAAACTGGAATTATTGCGAATGGAGATAAGGCTGTTCATATTTCTTCTTTAGTTAAAAATTTAACTGAAGATGTTACGATTCTTACGAGAGGAAAAGCCAATTTCACTTCTGAACAATTGGAAAAACTTAAAAATAATCAGATTGACATTATTGAAACCGAAATTTCTGAGCTGAAAAATGAAAACGGCTATGTAAAAAGTCTGGTCTTTGATGACGGAAAAGAAATCGATTTTGAAGCGGTTTACGGTGCGTTTCCTTTCAAACAACACTCTGAAATTCCTAAAGATTTGGGTTGTGATTTTACAGAAATGGGGCATATCAAAACAGATATGTTTCAGAAAACAAATGTTCCCGGACTTTTTGTGTGCGGTGACAATTCTTCGATGATGCGTTCAGTTTCGAATGCGGTGATGACTGGAAATGTAGCCGGAGCAATAGTGAATATGGAATTGGTGACGGATTGTTTTTAA
- a CDS encoding Fur family transcriptional regulator — MIRRSTPTKDAVLNILTDSKKAMSPDGIMQKVDISIDRATIYRVLNRFCEDGILHRIVAEDGKQYFAVCIKCEEKKLAYHHFHFRCTNCQTIECLPVPVQFSLPQGYQVETVNCILTGICKDCA, encoded by the coding sequence ATGATAAGAAGAAGTACCCCAACGAAAGATGCTGTTTTAAATATTTTAACAGATTCAAAAAAAGCCATGAGTCCCGATGGAATTATGCAGAAAGTCGACATCAGTATAGACCGTGCTACGATTTATCGTGTCCTGAACCGTTTTTGCGAAGACGGAATTCTACACCGCATTGTGGCAGAAGATGGGAAACAGTATTTTGCAGTCTGCATCAAATGTGAAGAAAAGAAACTGGCTTACCATCATTTTCATTTCAGATGTACCAATTGTCAGACGATAGAATGTTTGCCGGTTCCTGTTCAGTTTTCTTTACCACAAGGGTATCAGGTAGAAACTGTGAACTGTATTCTGACTGGAATTTGCAAAGATTGCGCATAA
- a CDS encoding Crp/Fnr family transcriptional regulator — translation MNVLKDHISKTISLTDEEFSVVELFFEEQHFKKREMIIKENDQVDHVYFIVSGLLKLFYTDAEAKEHIISFSMEDWWESDYAAFYTQNKATQSLQCLEDTSVLKLSFNDYQQLLTEVPKMTDFFLKKAIGGHISNQRRILSLMTMNAKEKYEQFLKFYPTLIQRVPKTVLAAYLGVSRETLSRLYLESGLKKQ, via the coding sequence ATGAATGTCCTAAAAGATCATATCAGCAAAACAATTTCCTTGACCGACGAAGAATTTTCGGTTGTTGAGTTATTTTTTGAAGAACAGCATTTCAAAAAACGTGAAATGATTATCAAAGAAAATGATCAGGTTGACCATGTTTATTTTATTGTTTCCGGACTTTTAAAACTTTTTTACACTGACGCTGAAGCCAAAGAACACATCATTTCGTTTTCAATGGAAGATTGGTGGGAAAGCGATTACGCAGCATTCTATACCCAAAACAAAGCTACTCAATCCCTGCAATGTCTGGAAGATACTTCAGTTTTAAAACTTTCTTTTAATGATTATCAGCAGCTCCTGACTGAAGTTCCCAAAATGACCGATTTCTTTCTGAAAAAAGCCATTGGCGGACATATTTCAAACCAAAGAAGAATTCTTTCACTGATGACAATGAATGCTAAAGAGAAATACGAACAATTTTTGAAATTCTACCCCACACTCATCCAGCGAGTTCCAAAAACCGTTTTAGCAGCTTATTTAGGAGTTTCCAGAGAAACATTAAGCAGATTGTATTTAGAATCAGGTTTAAAAAAGCAATAA
- a CDS encoding biliverdin-producing heme oxygenase: MVSEYLKQNTVEFHDAAEKLFSSDKIFSKTFTLEDYKKIINTNYLMLLHSENKIFSNLSEKFSAKLHLDKRVKLPLIEKDLASLDLENQKASHDLEFANEHEALGAMYVIEGSTLGGNVIAKQLSKTEGFDEVTFNFFGCYQENTGPMWKNFKEVLDTEVTEENYDEVLSGAKKLYTFLLNVN, translated from the coding sequence ATGGTATCTGAATATCTAAAACAAAACACGGTTGAATTTCATGATGCAGCTGAAAAACTATTTAGTTCTGATAAAATCTTCAGCAAAACTTTCACTTTAGAAGATTACAAGAAAATCATCAATACCAATTATCTGATGCTACTTCACAGTGAGAACAAAATATTCAGTAACCTTTCAGAAAAATTTTCAGCAAAACTTCATTTAGATAAAAGAGTCAAACTTCCGTTGATTGAAAAAGATCTGGCGAGTTTAGACTTAGAAAATCAAAAGGCTTCTCACGATCTTGAATTTGCCAATGAGCATGAAGCTTTAGGAGCAATGTACGTGATTGAAGGTTCTACTTTGGGTGGAAATGTAATCGCAAAGCAGCTTTCAAAAACTGAAGGTTTTGATGAGGTAACATTCAACTTTTTTGGATGCTATCAGGAAAATACAGGTCCGATGTGGAAGAACTTCAAAGAAGTTTTGGATACTGAAGTGACGGAAGAAAACTATGACGAAGTACTGTCTGGAGCGAAGAAACTTTATACGTTTTTACTAAACGTTAATTAA
- a CDS encoding glycosyltransferase, giving the protein MEKISVLIANYNNIRYFRDCYDSLISQTYNNWEAIIVDDGSTDNSVNIIKDIIKNDNRFLFYENSENKGCGFTKRKCVEYATGEICAFLDPDDTLYPAALKKSVEEYSRNKSIVATYSKMMLCDENLKPQNVFGSTKEIYNDKYFFNCPIQFAHFFTFKKETYLKTSGINPDLKSAVDQDLYLKILELGKVKFIRETLYNYRLHSSGISQENSKQIAKESFAYVIYEAMKRRNIKTINSIDVPSIYKSSDEIYFLLNYQTGLAYRLIIKLKSLFR; this is encoded by the coding sequence ATGGAAAAAATTTCCGTTCTTATTGCTAACTACAATAATATCAGGTATTTTAGAGATTGCTACGATTCATTAATAAGCCAAACATATAATAACTGGGAAGCTATTATCGTTGATGATGGATCTACGGACAATTCTGTAAATATCATAAAAGATATCATCAAAAATGACAACAGATTTTTATTTTATGAAAATTCAGAAAATAAAGGTTGTGGTTTTACTAAGAGAAAGTGTGTAGAATATGCCACTGGCGAAATTTGCGCTTTCTTAGATCCTGATGATACTCTTTATCCTGCTGCTTTGAAAAAATCTGTTGAAGAATATTCTCGAAATAAAAGTATTGTTGCTACGTACTCTAAAATGATGTTGTGTGATGAGAATTTAAAACCTCAAAATGTGTTTGGTAGTACTAAAGAGATTTACAATGATAAATATTTTTTTAATTGTCCTATTCAATTTGCACATTTTTTTACTTTTAAAAAGGAAACTTATCTAAAGACTTCCGGAATAAATCCTGATTTAAAAAGTGCAGTTGATCAAGATTTATATTTAAAAATTTTAGAATTAGGTAAGGTGAAATTTATTCGAGAGACTTTATATAACTATAGACTTCATTCTAGTGGGATTTCTCAAGAAAATTCAAAGCAAATAGCCAAAGAATCATTTGCTTATGTGATTTATGAAGCTATGAAAAGAAGAAATATTAAAACTATTAATTCAATAGATGTTCCTTCAATATATAAAAGTTCCGACGAAATTTATTTTCTTCTCAATTATCAAACAGGATTGGCATATAGATTAATTATAAAACTTAAATCATTGTTTAGATAA
- a CDS encoding RidA family protein produces the protein MEKRIINPWTWQDDRNYAQAVEVKNVQSTLYVSGQTAINDDGITSDADMRTQIIKTFENLEKVILQADFEVKNIVRLNVYTTDHPAFFENFDVWQNWITQHGIQQASNVIEVKTLFETLKVEMEATVVK, from the coding sequence ATGGAAAAAAGAATCATCAACCCTTGGACTTGGCAAGACGACAGAAATTATGCACAAGCTGTGGAAGTTAAAAATGTTCAGAGCACGCTTTACGTTTCCGGACAAACCGCTATCAACGATGACGGAATTACAAGCGATGCCGACATGAGAACGCAAATTATTAAGACATTTGAAAATCTTGAGAAAGTAATTCTACAGGCAGACTTTGAGGTGAAAAACATTGTTCGCCTCAATGTCTATACGACAGACCATCCCGCATTTTTTGAGAATTTTGACGTCTGGCAAAATTGGATTACTCAACATGGCATTCAACAGGCAAGTAATGTAATTGAAGTCAAAACATTGTTTGAAACGCTGAAAGTTGAGATGGAGGCGACGGTTGTTAAGTAA
- a CDS encoding malate dehydrogenase: MKVTVVGAGAVGASCAEYIAMKDFCSEVVLVDIKEGFAEGKAMDLMQTASLNGFDTKITGTTGDYSKTAGSHVAVITSGIPRKPGMTREELIGINAGIVKEVTENLVKNSPEVIIIVVSNPMDTMAYLVHKTSGLPKHKIIGMGGALDSARFKYRLAEALEAPISDVDGMVIAAHSDTGMLPLLSKATRNGVPVTEFLDDAKQKYVIEETKVGGATLTKLLGTSAWYAPGAAVSVMVQAIACDQKKMIPCSLMLDGEYGESDICLGVPAIIGKNGVESIVNISLTEEEKAKFAEAAQAVREVNGDLKF; the protein is encoded by the coding sequence ATGAAAGTAACCGTAGTAGGTGCAGGTGCTGTAGGAGCAAGTTGTGCAGAATACATCGCAATGAAAGACTTCTGTTCGGAAGTAGTTTTAGTAGATATCAAAGAAGGTTTTGCTGAAGGAAAAGCAATGGACTTGATGCAGACTGCATCTTTGAACGGATTTGATACAAAAATTACAGGTACAACAGGAGATTACAGCAAAACAGCAGGTTCTCATGTAGCAGTTATCACCTCTGGTATCCCAAGAAAACCGGGAATGACAAGAGAAGAATTAATCGGTATCAATGCGGGCATCGTAAAAGAAGTTACTGAAAACTTAGTTAAAAATTCTCCTGAAGTAATCATCATCGTGGTTTCTAACCCAATGGATACGATGGCTTATTTGGTACACAAAACTTCAGGTCTTCCTAAGCACAAAATCATTGGTATGGGTGGTGCTTTAGATTCTGCAAGATTCAAATACAGATTGGCTGAAGCTTTAGAAGCTCCGATCTCAGACGTAGACGGAATGGTAATCGCTGCTCACAGTGATACTGGTATGCTTCCATTATTGAGCAAAGCAACAAGAAACGGAGTTCCAGTAACTGAATTTCTTGACGATGCTAAACAAAAATATGTAATCGAAGAAACTAAAGTGGGTGGAGCTACATTAACTAAATTGTTAGGTACTTCAGCTTGGTATGCACCAGGTGCAGCAGTTTCTGTAATGGTTCAGGCAATTGCTTGTGACCAAAAGAAAATGATCCCTTGTTCATTAATGCTTGACGGAGAATATGGCGAAAGTGATATCTGCTTAGGTGTTCCTGCAATTATCGGGAAAAACGGTGTTGAAAGCATCGTCAATATTTCTTTAACTGAAGAAGAGAAAGCTAAATTTGCTGAAGCTGCACAGGCAGTAAGAGAAGTGAATGGTGATTTGAAGTTTTAA
- a CDS encoding GLPGLI family protein, with protein sequence MNKIFFLVTFTFILKLNAQNHRFIYEYKYVPDSIKIDSVLTENMRLTVFKDHSEFLSEMKAKRDSAVVKSSQKKNGHVGTDLSPGNIKMFVWKNKSNIKNYSTEFVGMESYKVTDETDFNWTLIDETKKIQNYNCQKAILKFGRREWTAWFTTELPFQDGPHLFRKLPGLIVAIEDSKKHHSFQLIANYKTNNGTSVIKPSHLLKNYEVNRKQFNKKWNDFRKNPISANEQFLLMNPQITQFKSYDENGNEMDTNALKKAGTEKAKKNLVKNNNFLDLELYR encoded by the coding sequence ATGAATAAAATCTTCTTTCTCGTAACCTTCACATTCATTTTAAAACTAAATGCCCAGAATCACAGATTTATTTATGAGTACAAATATGTTCCCGATTCTATAAAAATTGACAGTGTTTTAACCGAAAATATGCGTCTCACAGTTTTTAAAGATCATTCGGAGTTTTTGAGTGAGATGAAAGCTAAAAGAGATTCTGCCGTTGTAAAATCTTCGCAGAAAAAAAATGGGCATGTGGGCACAGACCTTTCACCCGGAAATATCAAAATGTTCGTGTGGAAAAATAAAAGTAATATCAAAAATTACTCAACAGAATTCGTCGGAATGGAATCTTATAAAGTAACGGATGAAACTGATTTTAACTGGACATTAATTGATGAAACAAAAAAGATTCAAAACTATAATTGCCAGAAAGCAATCTTAAAATTTGGAAGGCGAGAATGGACGGCTTGGTTTACCACAGAATTGCCATTTCAGGATGGTCCGCATTTATTCAGGAAACTTCCGGGTTTAATTGTGGCTATTGAAGATTCCAAAAAACATCATTCTTTTCAACTCATCGCCAATTATAAAACCAATAATGGAACTTCTGTGATCAAGCCATCTCATTTACTGAAAAATTATGAGGTCAACAGAAAGCAGTTTAATAAAAAATGGAACGACTTCAGGAAAAACCCGATTAGCGCAAACGAACAGTTTTTGCTCATGAACCCACAGATTACTCAATTCAAATCCTACGACGAAAACGGGAATGAAATGGATACAAATGCTTTAAAAAAGGCAGGAACAGAAAAAGCTAAGAAAAATTTAGTTAAAAACAATAACTTTCTTGATCTTGAATTGTACAGATAA